From Alteribacter keqinensis, one genomic window encodes:
- a CDS encoding amino acid ABC transporter ATP-binding protein: MISVAKLKKVFDGTTVLKSIDFSVEKGEVVCLVGPSGSGKTTLLRCLNLLEVPEEGTVAIGKKTVDFGGKKLSRKDTNELRAYSGMVFQGFHLFPHKTVIENIIEAPLIVQGRDKNELVREGEELLKKVGMFEHKDKYPDALSGGQQQRAAIARALMMKPEVMLFDEPTSALDPQTVGEVLRVMEDLAREGQTMVVVTHEMNFARRVSDKVLFMDGGYIVESGTPEEVLTTPKEERTREFLQLLEE; this comes from the coding sequence ATGATTTCTGTAGCAAAGCTGAAAAAGGTGTTTGACGGTACGACGGTGCTCAAGTCCATCGATTTTTCGGTGGAAAAAGGGGAAGTAGTGTGTCTCGTAGGCCCGTCCGGATCGGGGAAGACCACGTTGTTACGCTGTCTGAATCTCCTTGAAGTCCCGGAGGAAGGGACGGTTGCGATCGGGAAAAAGACCGTTGATTTTGGCGGGAAAAAGCTGTCACGCAAAGATACAAACGAGCTTCGGGCTTATTCAGGCATGGTGTTTCAAGGGTTTCACCTGTTTCCTCATAAAACCGTGATTGAAAACATTATCGAAGCGCCGCTGATTGTACAGGGCCGGGATAAGAATGAGCTTGTGAGAGAAGGAGAGGAGCTTCTAAAAAAGGTGGGGATGTTTGAGCACAAGGACAAATATCCTGATGCCTTATCCGGAGGACAGCAGCAGCGGGCAGCGATTGCCCGTGCGCTCATGATGAAACCGGAGGTGATGCTCTTTGATGAACCAACGTCAGCATTGGATCCCCAGACGGTGGGAGAAGTGCTCAGGGTCATGGAAGATCTGGCCCGGGAAGGGCAGACGATGGTGGTCGTGACCCACGAAATGAACTTCGCCCGTCGCGTGTCGGACAAAGTGCTCTTTATGGACGGGGGCTACATCGTGGAAAGCGGCACGCCTGAAGAGGTGCTCACCACACCAAAAGAAGAAAGAACAAGAGAGTTTCTGCAGCTTTTGGAGGAATAG
- a CDS encoding MDR family MFS transporter — MAKIPHKWIVLFAVLLGTFTIILNNSMLNPGVPHLMDVFDADAVATGWVITIFMVTMGITMPLTGYLGDKFGKKNLYLFGLLLFVLGSILGSMSWNLSSLILFRGLQGIGGGFIMPLSLVFLFEVFEKRERGMAMGIWGIAAMMAPTIGPTLGGVIIELGTWQWLFLCNVPTGVLGLIFSSIYLKKSKPNKNITFDGSGFVTVTIGVGSVLFALGRISELAHLTNPVNISLIVIGFAALALFVKIENGKEQPLLDLSIFKIKPYTISIWIGIVSSISLFGGIFLIPLLVQNVYGYGAIMTGLVFLPSALLMGLCMTIGGRILDKRGPSGVVTAGLALSFTGTIMFGFISMETALWVLFALNALRGIGMGFSMMPSTTTGMNAIPEQMISRGSAMNNVLRQMSSALGIVFMSVYFEVRRAQVMGANGMSLEEASLKAITEGFIVISVLLLVSIPAGWVLGREVKKHDAREKSA, encoded by the coding sequence GTGGCTAAAATTCCACATAAATGGATTGTGTTATTCGCGGTATTGCTCGGAACGTTTACGATTATTTTAAACAACAGCATGTTAAACCCCGGCGTCCCCCACCTGATGGACGTGTTTGATGCCGATGCGGTCGCAACGGGCTGGGTGATCACCATCTTCATGGTCACGATGGGAATCACCATGCCTCTCACCGGCTACCTCGGCGACAAGTTCGGGAAAAAGAATCTGTATCTCTTCGGGCTTCTGCTCTTTGTCCTCGGCTCGATCCTCGGGTCAATGAGCTGGAACCTGTCGTCGCTGATTTTGTTCAGGGGACTTCAGGGAATCGGCGGCGGATTTATTATGCCGTTGTCTCTCGTGTTTCTTTTTGAAGTGTTCGAGAAACGTGAGCGGGGCATGGCCATGGGCATCTGGGGCATCGCCGCCATGATGGCGCCTACGATCGGACCGACGCTGGGGGGCGTGATCATCGAGCTCGGCACCTGGCAGTGGTTGTTTCTCTGTAACGTGCCTACCGGTGTTCTCGGACTGATTTTTTCGTCGATTTATTTGAAGAAAAGCAAGCCGAACAAAAACATCACCTTTGACGGCAGCGGCTTTGTGACGGTGACGATCGGGGTGGGCTCGGTGCTCTTTGCCCTCGGGCGGATCAGTGAGCTCGCCCACCTGACCAATCCGGTCAACATCTCACTCATCGTGATCGGTTTTGCGGCCTTGGCGCTGTTCGTGAAAATTGAGAACGGCAAAGAACAGCCGCTGCTTGATTTGTCGATCTTTAAAATTAAGCCGTATACGATCAGCATTTGGATCGGAATTGTGAGTTCCATCAGTTTGTTCGGAGGAATCTTCCTGATCCCGCTGCTCGTACAAAACGTTTATGGCTACGGGGCGATTATGACGGGACTGGTGTTTTTGCCGTCGGCGCTGTTGATGGGGCTCTGCATGACGATCGGCGGACGGATTCTGGACAAGCGGGGACCGTCGGGCGTGGTGACGGCTGGGCTTGCCCTTTCATTTACGGGGACGATCATGTTCGGGTTCATCTCCATGGAGACGGCCCTCTGGGTATTGTTTGCGCTGAACGCGCTGCGGGGGATCGGCATGGGCTTCAGCATGATGCCGTCCACGACGACGGGAATGAACGCGATTCCCGAGCAGATGATTTCGCGGGGATCAGCCATGAATAATGTATTGAGGCAGATGAGCTCGGCACTCGGAATCGTGTTTATGAGTGTGTATTTCGAAGTGCGGCGGGCCCAGGTGATGGGCGCGAACGGCATGTCGCTGGAGGAAGCGAGTCTTAAAGCCATCACAGAAGGATTTATCGTCATTTCCGTGCTCCTGCTCGTCTCGATACCGGCGGGCTGGGTGCTGGGGCGCGAAGTGAAGAAGCATGACGCGCGGGAGAAGTCTGCGTGA
- a CDS encoding DinB family protein codes for MKNKTLVQFEKAADEFAGLKEVPEEALTEPLDVGKWSPREVICHMYYWDKFNKEQMVPHMADGARLPAFPDHDAHNAEGLEYLKSCKKPEEVIDLFVEMRKALVAEFEVLNPDMRFTIGTGKRQFSPESFVKMFVKHDQHHLKQLEAAGVK; via the coding sequence ATGAAAAACAAAACACTGGTTCAGTTTGAGAAAGCGGCAGACGAGTTTGCGGGGTTAAAAGAGGTGCCGGAGGAGGCTTTGACGGAGCCTCTTGATGTAGGGAAGTGGTCGCCGCGGGAAGTGATTTGCCATATGTATTACTGGGATAAGTTTAATAAAGAGCAGATGGTGCCGCACATGGCGGACGGGGCGAGGCTGCCGGCGTTTCCGGATCACGATGCACATAATGCGGAGGGGCTTGAGTATTTGAAGTCGTGTAAAAAACCGGAAGAAGTGATTGATCTTTTTGTAGAGATGCGAAAAGCGCTTGTTGCGGAGTTTGAGGTGTTGAATCCGGATATGCGCTTTACCATTGGGACCGGGAAGCGGCAGTTTTCGCCGGAGAGCTTTGTGAAGATGTTTGTGAAGCACGATCAGCATCATTTGAAGCAGCTTGAGGCTGCCGGGGTAAAATAA
- a CDS encoding amino acid ABC transporter permease has product MIDWFNQIQWEYLYDPELAWNSLPLLLKGLQITLIIALSSMVISLVLGLFLAVARMSKRWFIRWPARMYISFMRGTPLLVFLFILYYGIPVLGVQFSSAIVAAIVGISLNFAAYNAEVIRSAIMSVPRGQWESAASLQMTYWQTMRRVVIPQATRIALPPTTNIFLDIVKGTSLASVITVHELLYSARLVAGQTFDSMTMYITAALIYWAVCIVIGYFQERLEKRYNRYLTKR; this is encoded by the coding sequence ATGATTGACTGGTTTAATCAGATTCAATGGGAATATCTTTACGACCCTGAACTGGCTTGGAATTCGCTTCCACTGCTTCTGAAGGGTTTGCAGATTACGCTGATCATTGCCTTGTCGAGTATGGTGATTTCTCTTGTGCTGGGCTTATTTTTAGCCGTTGCCCGCATGTCAAAACGCTGGTTTATCCGCTGGCCGGCGAGAATGTATATCTCTTTTATGCGGGGCACGCCGCTGTTGGTGTTCCTATTTATTCTTTATTACGGCATTCCAGTGCTCGGGGTGCAGTTCAGCAGTGCGATTGTGGCTGCCATCGTAGGGATCAGCCTGAACTTTGCGGCATATAACGCCGAGGTAATCCGATCGGCCATCATGAGTGTACCAAGGGGCCAGTGGGAATCTGCGGCTTCTCTTCAAATGACCTACTGGCAGACGATGCGCCGCGTTGTCATTCCACAGGCAACACGGATTGCCCTGCCTCCAACGACGAACATCTTTTTGGATATTGTGAAAGGAACATCTCTTGCCTCTGTTATTACTGTGCATGAGTTGCTTTACAGCGCCCGTCTGGTGGCAGGACAGACGTTTGATTCCATGACGATGTACATTACGGCAGCCCTTATCTACTGGGCGGTCTGTATTGTAATCGGCTACTTCCAGGAACGGCTGGAGAAGCGGTACAACCGCTATTTAACGAAAAGGTAA
- a CDS encoding redox-sensing transcriptional repressor Rex, translating into MDNFDQTKIPQATAKRLPLYYRFLESLQASGKHRVSSSELSEAVKVDSATIRRDFSYFGALGKKGYGYNVNYLLTFFRKTLDQDEVTRVTLVGVGNLGTAFLNYNFTKSNNTIIEMAFDVDESKVGQNIGNVPIYHLNDFKEKIDSQVEVAILTVPAHAAQGIADDIVEAGIKGILNFTPARLSVPDDVRVHHIDLSVELQSLIYFLKHYPL; encoded by the coding sequence ATGGATAACTTTGATCAAACCAAAATACCACAGGCAACGGCCAAACGTTTGCCGTTGTACTACCGATTTTTAGAAAGCCTGCAGGCATCAGGCAAGCACCGGGTTTCCTCATCCGAACTGAGCGAAGCGGTGAAAGTGGACAGCGCCACGATCCGCCGGGATTTTTCCTATTTCGGCGCACTCGGCAAAAAGGGCTACGGCTACAATGTAAACTACCTGCTTACCTTTTTCAGAAAGACCCTCGACCAGGACGAAGTCACCCGTGTGACACTGGTAGGGGTGGGGAATCTCGGAACCGCATTCCTAAACTACAACTTTACGAAATCAAACAACACCATTATTGAAATGGCGTTTGACGTTGACGAAAGTAAAGTAGGCCAGAATATTGGAAACGTTCCCATCTATCATTTGAATGACTTTAAGGAAAAAATCGACTCTCAGGTGGAAGTGGCGATCCTCACCGTTCCCGCCCATGCCGCCCAGGGTATTGCCGACGATATCGTAGAAGCCGGAATCAAAGGCATTCTGAACTTTACCCCGGCACGGCTGAGCGTACCGGACGATGTCCGCGTCCACCACATCGACCTGTCCGTGGAGCTCCAGTCACTTATTTACTTCCTCAAACACTATCCATTGTAA
- the groES gene encoding co-chaperone GroES yields MLKPLGDRLVIELVEQEEKTASGIVLPDSAKEKPQEGKVVAAGSGRVTDNGERVALEVKEGDNIIFSKYSGTEVKYEGKEYLVLRESDVLAVIG; encoded by the coding sequence TTGTTAAAACCATTAGGAGATCGTCTTGTTATTGAATTGGTAGAGCAAGAAGAAAAAACGGCTAGCGGGATCGTACTTCCGGATTCTGCAAAGGAAAAGCCACAAGAAGGTAAGGTTGTAGCTGCAGGAAGCGGACGCGTAACGGATAACGGTGAGCGCGTGGCACTTGAAGTGAAAGAAGGCGACAACATCATCTTCTCTAAGTATTCCGGTACTGAAGTAAAGTATGAAGGTAAAGAATATTTAGTCCTGCGTGAAAGCGACGTTCTGGCTGTCATCGGCTAA
- a CDS encoding peptidase E, which produces MKQIIAMGGGGFSMEPNNPLLDNYILKQALSDKPKVCFVPTASGDAEGYIERFYKSFMKLNCEPSHLSLFKPPAEDLKAFILDKDIVYVGGGNTKNLLALWKEWGLEQILHEAWEKGVILVGLSAGSICWFEEGVTDSFGSKLAPLKCLGFLKGSNCPHYDGEAERQPAYRHFVDSEQIKGGYATDDGVALHFIGKDLHRVVSSRRNARAYSLSVGGGETPLTTEYLGEVKSGGQRH; this is translated from the coding sequence ATGAAGCAAATCATCGCTATGGGAGGGGGAGGATTTTCCATGGAGCCCAATAACCCTCTCCTCGATAATTATATTTTAAAGCAGGCTTTATCAGATAAACCAAAGGTCTGCTTTGTTCCTACTGCAAGTGGAGACGCGGAGGGCTATATTGAGCGGTTCTATAAAAGCTTCATGAAACTTAATTGCGAGCCTTCACATTTGTCGTTATTTAAACCGCCTGCTGAAGATTTAAAGGCTTTTATTTTGGATAAAGATATTGTTTATGTGGGTGGGGGAAACACGAAGAACCTGCTTGCTCTCTGGAAAGAGTGGGGTTTGGAACAGATATTACATGAGGCATGGGAGAAAGGTGTTATTCTGGTGGGTCTCAGTGCCGGTTCGATATGCTGGTTTGAAGAAGGCGTAACCGATTCGTTCGGGAGTAAGCTTGCACCATTAAAGTGCCTCGGCTTTTTAAAGGGAAGCAATTGCCCTCATTACGACGGGGAGGCTGAACGGCAACCTGCTTACCGGCACTTCGTTGATTCGGAACAAATAAAAGGTGGGTACGCCACGGACGATGGTGTTGCCCTTCATTTTATAGGAAAAGATCTGCACAGAGTGGTTAGCTCAAGGCGTAACGCCAGAGCATATTCATTGTCAGTCGGCGGAGGAGAAACGCCCCTCACAACAGAATACCTTGGGGAGGTGAAGTCTGGTGGACAACGTCATTGA
- a CDS encoding class I SAM-dependent methyltransferase, whose translation MDNVIDYYTQFDEWGRLEREPIEFQVNMHYIRKYLPKSGMVLDNGAGPGKYAMALAEAGFQMTLTDFTPRLVEVAEKKAEELGLTEAFNGFHVADARDLNVFEPGRFNAALMMGPMYHLQEEEDRSKAISELKRVTKKDGIVFVAFMPRSKHVLTSLENPEQLKPNHTLEGIKNFSETGCFDHQDKGRFTGAYYSEVKDIKPFMEAQGFETLELIGSNPGALLKDDTWGSWLGKEELVEILIGLAADPYLLGASSHLLYIGRRM comes from the coding sequence GTGGACAACGTCATTGATTATTATACGCAGTTTGATGAGTGGGGGCGCCTTGAACGGGAGCCGATTGAGTTTCAGGTGAATATGCATTACATAAGGAAGTACCTCCCTAAGTCCGGTATGGTTCTGGATAACGGTGCCGGGCCTGGGAAGTATGCGATGGCGCTTGCGGAGGCCGGGTTTCAAATGACACTGACAGATTTTACCCCGAGGCTTGTGGAGGTTGCGGAAAAGAAAGCGGAGGAGCTGGGCTTAACAGAAGCGTTTAACGGGTTTCATGTTGCTGACGCAAGGGACTTGAATGTTTTTGAACCGGGCAGATTTAACGCTGCGCTAATGATGGGGCCGATGTACCACTTGCAGGAAGAAGAGGATCGTTCTAAGGCAATCAGTGAGTTAAAGAGGGTAACCAAAAAAGACGGCATTGTGTTTGTGGCGTTTATGCCGAGATCGAAGCATGTCCTCACGTCATTGGAGAATCCTGAGCAATTGAAACCGAACCATACACTTGAGGGCATAAAGAATTTTTCTGAAACAGGGTGCTTTGATCACCAGGACAAAGGCCGGTTTACAGGTGCCTACTATTCTGAGGTGAAAGACATCAAGCCGTTTATGGAGGCGCAGGGTTTTGAAACGCTGGAACTTATCGGGTCAAATCCCGGTGCACTTTTGAAAGATGACACTTGGGGAAGTTGGCTGGGGAAAGAAGAGCTGGTGGAGATTCTTATCGGTCTGGCTGCAGATCCGTATCTGCTCGGTGCTTCCTCTCACTTACTTTACATAGGAAGGAGAATGTAG
- a CDS encoding GNAT family N-acetyltransferase: MKIRELMENEHPPMDLLLLADPSREKVERYLREGECRVAEVSGEVIGVYVLVKTGAGRVELMNVAVKESEHGKGIGKKLILDAIDRAREAGLHTIEVGTGNSSIGQLALYQKCGFRIVGVEQDFFVKHYDEEIYENGIQCRDMVRLALEVQ; the protein is encoded by the coding sequence ATGAAGATACGAGAGCTGATGGAAAACGAACATCCCCCGATGGACTTGCTTCTACTGGCGGATCCTTCACGAGAAAAAGTAGAGAGGTACCTGCGAGAAGGGGAATGCCGGGTCGCTGAGGTGTCAGGTGAAGTCATTGGGGTTTATGTGCTCGTCAAAACAGGTGCGGGGCGTGTGGAACTGATGAACGTTGCGGTGAAGGAGTCGGAGCACGGCAAGGGTATTGGGAAAAAGCTGATCCTGGATGCGATTGATCGGGCGAGGGAAGCTGGTCTTCATACGATTGAAGTCGGAACGGGGAACTCTAGTATCGGGCAGCTCGCTCTTTACCAGAAGTGCGGGTTTCGGATTGTCGGTGTGGAGCAGGATTTCTTTGTGAAGCATTATGATGAGGAAATCTATGAAAACGGGATCCAGTGCCGGGATATGGTGCGGCTTGCGCTGGAGGTGCAGTAG
- a CDS encoding YdiK family protein, which yields MRKSPMFWAVLYFSIATMFVFLATQQNARTDGWDFLTIILIVVATIDYVIAFRFFGMARRVKKNEKK from the coding sequence ATGCGCAAGTCACCCATGTTCTGGGCCGTACTGTATTTTTCCATTGCCACCATGTTCGTCTTCCTGGCAACACAGCAAAACGCCCGCACCGACGGATGGGATTTTCTCACCATCATTCTCATCGTCGTCGCCACCATCGACTACGTCATCGCCTTCCGCTTCTTCGGAATGGCCCGGCGGGTAAAGAAAAACGAAAAAAAATAA
- a CDS encoding transporter substrate-binding domain-containing protein, translating into MKKMVSLLSLSFLLGLAACSTVDEDTNENTDTSGDDAEAADSAWEEIQETGTLVVGTSGTYAPVTYHEDNELTGFDVELVREIADRLGVEAEFTTMDFDGIQPALRNGQIHLAANDFAITEDREEAFELTDPYKFSYGSVIVRAEDADRFETARDLEGVPVALGSLTSNYAQFAENIGADGSAYDGGTEAILRDVINGNRDAYLNDVLVLQRTVEEFGDDRLVVADQVKYHATESVMMMRKGNTDLKEAIDEAIAELHEDGTIAALSEEFLGADVSEPADTDEIVGLDGE; encoded by the coding sequence ATGAAGAAAATGGTTTCTCTACTTAGCTTATCTTTTTTATTGGGGCTGGCTGCTTGCAGCACTGTTGATGAAGATACAAACGAAAACACAGACACATCGGGAGATGACGCAGAAGCCGCAGACAGCGCGTGGGAAGAAATTCAGGAAACGGGGACGCTCGTTGTGGGAACGTCCGGGACGTATGCCCCTGTCACGTATCATGAAGACAATGAATTAACAGGCTTCGATGTAGAGCTTGTCCGTGAGATTGCGGACCGCCTCGGCGTTGAAGCAGAATTTACGACAATGGATTTTGACGGCATTCAGCCGGCACTTCGTAACGGCCAGATTCATTTGGCAGCCAACGACTTTGCGATTACAGAAGATCGTGAGGAAGCGTTTGAACTCACGGATCCTTACAAGTTTTCCTATGGATCTGTAATTGTTCGAGCGGAGGATGCGGATCGTTTTGAAACTGCCCGTGACCTGGAAGGGGTTCCGGTCGCTCTTGGGTCCCTTACGAGTAACTATGCACAGTTTGCCGAGAACATCGGAGCTGACGGCTCTGCCTATGACGGGGGAACAGAAGCGATTCTTCGTGACGTGATCAACGGAAACCGCGATGCGTACTTGAATGACGTCCTTGTTCTTCAGCGTACGGTTGAAGAGTTTGGCGATGATCGTCTTGTAGTGGCGGATCAGGTGAAGTACCATGCGACGGAAAGTGTCATGATGATGAGGAAAGGAAACACAGATTTAAAAGAAGCGATTGACGAAGCGATCGCTGAATTGCATGAAGATGGAACGATTGCGGCTCTGTCTGAAGAGTTCCTCGGAGCGGACGTATCGGAGCCTGCAGATACAGACGAGATCGTCGGTTTGGACGGGGAATAA
- a CDS encoding DUF2785 domain-containing protein, whose translation MTLKEELKSLREYKIHRSDERISRLLEPMLQHIGSPDPKLRDGLIYSTFAKWAKDDCLTDEQLQFLLTTCVGESHLFYHIGKCGDDSVFTRSFSALVIAAIMQKDRERRALPAEVVKETLEKTLLYLAREKDVRGFVKGKGWAHSIAHGADLLTSVTLHPSVSMECHEDILQAVQDCLFKKVTYVDDEDERLTFVIEALLDKGIAAAQLEQWIGKTSEKLEEYLREEGHSLHFYRTKTNVMNFFKTVYFRITLLQVRKQIEERIEYWHRKLY comes from the coding sequence ATGACATTAAAGGAAGAATTAAAGAGTTTGCGGGAATACAAGATACATAGAAGCGATGAACGAATCTCCCGATTGCTTGAGCCTATGCTGCAGCACATTGGCTCTCCTGATCCGAAGCTTAGAGACGGGCTTATTTACAGCACGTTTGCGAAGTGGGCAAAAGACGATTGCCTGACGGACGAGCAGCTTCAATTTTTGCTGACCACTTGTGTCGGGGAGTCGCATCTCTTTTACCATATTGGGAAGTGCGGGGACGATTCGGTGTTTACGCGCTCGTTCTCTGCTCTTGTCATTGCGGCGATTATGCAGAAGGATCGCGAGCGGAGGGCATTGCCGGCGGAAGTGGTGAAAGAAACCTTGGAGAAAACGCTGCTCTATTTGGCGCGGGAAAAGGATGTCAGGGGCTTTGTGAAAGGAAAGGGGTGGGCTCACAGCATTGCTCACGGGGCTGATTTGCTCACATCTGTGACCCTGCATCCTTCTGTCAGCATGGAGTGTCACGAAGACATTCTGCAGGCCGTGCAGGACTGTTTATTTAAAAAAGTCACGTATGTCGATGACGAAGATGAGCGGCTGACGTTCGTGATTGAGGCTCTTTTGGATAAAGGGATCGCTGCTGCTCAGTTAGAGCAGTGGATTGGAAAAACCTCTGAAAAGCTGGAAGAGTATCTTCGTGAGGAAGGGCATTCGCTGCATTTTTACCGGACAAAGACGAATGTGATGAACTTTTTCAAAACGGTTTATTTCAGGATTACGTTGCTACAAGTTCGAAAACAGATTGAAGAGCGAATTGAGTACTGGCACCGGAAACTTTACTAA
- a CDS encoding SH3 domain-containing protein, with the protein MKYIIMKPHKSNYPDPITLSKGEKVRTGRIYEGPEGWENWIYCTTVNGESEGWVPAQIINDHVITEDYCAKELNIDAGEQVEVVKELNGWLWVKNVRTGEEGWIPREAAKLIQGDET; encoded by the coding sequence TTGAAGTACATAATAATGAAACCGCATAAGAGCAACTACCCGGATCCTATTACCCTCAGTAAGGGAGAAAAGGTTCGGACAGGCAGAATCTATGAAGGTCCCGAGGGCTGGGAGAACTGGATTTACTGCACAACCGTGAACGGCGAATCTGAAGGATGGGTGCCGGCGCAGATTATTAATGATCATGTCATAACGGAAGATTATTGTGCGAAAGAGCTGAATATCGATGCCGGCGAACAGGTGGAAGTGGTGAAAGAGCTGAATGGCTGGTTGTGGGTAAAGAATGTGAGGACCGGGGAAGAAGGGTGGATTCCGCGGGAGGCTGCGAAACTGATCCAGGGGGACGAGACATGA
- the moaC gene encoding cyclic pyranopterin monophosphate synthase MoaC: MGSFTHFNEQGRAKMVDISEKKETVRTAAARSGVIVNKEIYEGIREGTMKKGDVLAVAQVAGVMAAKNTSQWIPMCHPLSLSGVDIRFDWDTEEAYKLLIEVHVKTKGSTGVEMEALTSASATALTVYDMCKALGKDMVIMPTYLLEKTGGKNGDFKREE, encoded by the coding sequence ATGGGGTCATTTACACACTTTAATGAACAGGGCAGAGCGAAAATGGTCGACATCTCCGAAAAGAAGGAAACGGTCCGCACGGCGGCCGCCCGCTCGGGTGTCATCGTAAACAAGGAGATTTACGAGGGAATCCGGGAAGGCACGATGAAAAAAGGGGACGTTCTTGCCGTTGCCCAGGTCGCAGGCGTCATGGCTGCCAAAAACACATCCCAGTGGATCCCGATGTGCCATCCGCTGTCGCTTTCAGGCGTAGACATTCGTTTTGACTGGGACACAGAAGAAGCGTACAAGCTTCTGATCGAGGTGCACGTAAAAACGAAGGGGAGTACAGGAGTAGAAATGGAAGCGTTAACATCCGCGTCCGCCACCGCCCTCACCGTTTATGACATGTGCAAAGCCCTCGGAAAAGACATGGTCATTATGCCTACATACCTTCTTGAAAAAACAGGCGGTAAAAACGGCGACTTCAAGAGAGAAGAATAA
- a CDS encoding GNAT family N-acetyltransferase yields MITIRTFEEKDKTFILKLAARFGEFEHVGWRDPREMSEAQLRLSVESIDTNKDHLFVAEKDDGRLLGYLEVDVHTDFFTQKKQGYIAAIAVSRDGEGTGVGKRLIKKAESWARAEGYGELVLGAFAANERAIAFYKRLGFQMDTVTMVKELRGREQD; encoded by the coding sequence ATGATTACCATCAGAACTTTTGAAGAAAAAGACAAAACATTTATTCTCAAACTCGCCGCCCGCTTCGGCGAGTTTGAGCACGTGGGCTGGCGCGACCCCCGGGAGATGTCGGAAGCCCAGCTCCGACTTTCGGTCGAGTCAATCGATACAAATAAAGATCACCTTTTTGTGGCGGAGAAGGACGACGGGCGTCTGCTCGGCTATCTTGAAGTAGACGTACATACTGATTTTTTTACCCAAAAAAAGCAGGGGTATATCGCGGCCATTGCTGTATCCCGTGACGGGGAAGGGACCGGAGTCGGAAAGCGCCTGATCAAGAAGGCGGAGAGCTGGGCCCGGGCGGAAGGCTACGGGGAGCTTGTCCTCGGTGCCTTTGCCGCAAATGAGCGGGCCATCGCATTTTATAAGCGCCTCGGGTTTCAGATGGATACGGTTACGATGGTCAAAGAGCTTCGGGGCCGCGAGCAGGATTAA
- a CDS encoding CPBP family intramembrane glutamic endopeptidase, whose amino-acid sequence MKRYIYAKEERVRLLPLAEFQNTQLKHKGDITLTKRYWIILVAFILVQLSPLVTIPLLSGTGIADSPEALQGYAILIGFSIGTVIIALLSYSSLKHDGDFDLRSKSAIGTTITWSVIGIALAFVAQMVANLIQINLFGTEPGSENTEHIVNIATAVPLMAIAVAIFAPIMEEIVFRQVIFGSLYRRFGFWIGALGSGLLFAVVHVDFENLLVYLIMGIVFSYLYVKTKRIIVPIIAHAGINGFVMLVQVVYREEIERIIELQEQQALNLQAVIMFIGGLI is encoded by the coding sequence ATGAAGCGATACATATACGCAAAGGAAGAGCGCGTCCGGCTCCTTCCCCTTGCCGAATTTCAAAATACACAGCTAAAACATAAAGGAGACATCACTTTGACAAAAAGATACTGGATTATTCTCGTTGCCTTCATTCTCGTGCAGTTATCACCACTCGTGACGATTCCGCTGCTCAGCGGCACCGGGATTGCCGACTCTCCTGAAGCTCTTCAGGGATACGCGATTCTCATCGGCTTCTCCATCGGTACGGTCATTATCGCTCTCTTAAGCTATTCGAGTCTGAAGCATGACGGGGACTTTGATCTCCGCAGCAAATCCGCCATCGGAACTACCATCACCTGGTCCGTCATCGGGATCGCGCTCGCGTTCGTGGCCCAGATGGTCGCCAACCTGATACAGATCAACCTGTTTGGCACCGAGCCGGGCTCCGAAAACACCGAGCACATCGTGAACATCGCCACCGCCGTGCCCCTGATGGCCATTGCCGTTGCGATCTTCGCTCCTATAATGGAAGAAATCGTCTTCCGTCAGGTCATATTCGGCTCCCTTTACCGCCGCTTCGGCTTCTGGATCGGTGCACTCGGAAGCGGACTCCTGTTCGCCGTCGTCCACGTCGACTTCGAGAACCTCCTCGTCTACCTGATTATGGGGATCGTGTTCTCGTACCTGTATGTCAAAACAAAACGTATCATCGTACCAATTATTGCACACGCTGGTATCAACGGCTTCGTCATGCTTGTACAGGTTGTCTACCGCGAGGAAATCGAGCGGATCATCGAACTTCAGGAGCAGCAGGCCCTTAACCTGCAGGCAGTCATCATGTTTATTGGAGGATTAATCTAA